From the genome of Fundulus heteroclitus isolate FHET01 chromosome 9, MU-UCD_Fhet_4.1, whole genome shotgun sequence, one region includes:
- the LOC105916844 gene encoding uncharacterized protein LOC105916844, whose translation MAVRRSSFLAGVLLLASLDLWCSCASPPCPESCTCLRAPLLNCSSSGLSSVPQLIQDSVTELDLSHNLLSSATLRQPHPNLSKLWLGNNSIPHLSLCIERSVRGRHLRLRSETGRGSRCLTWAPSLQLLSAERNLLEQLPAGLDVIKSLKILQLSFNRISSLEPGVLGNLHQLQELHLQHNLITNLHPQMFQNLDQLRILDLRFNRLTNMQQLTYLTLHNIGADVKLDENRWRCDCNMRGLRRQMAYGNTRGLQSWNIICTFPSNVSGKDLLQLDEEDLKCLSTENNLNLHQDVTVYSGAEILLSCSAKESVWWTPSGRASVSQHEGQLLISDFSEGDEGLYVCVSEEGQVLSVFNLQINKTGGARKARSLPGVHGQISLQGATNGRAVEAARSVTQSNLALAVCLSIFFTFLLAFILGVLARPCLERLWGRVIKKKAPPETHTATSVQQRQYDNQAFSSAEEPGEIEPHRERRVTFSTIEITEESNLQYYDAGASADQESISSDKVFEYQAPEVNLHKHPEEKQRDDSSSDDLAVERLRNMKFEHIPDPDEIEERRSLSSSSNSSQNASETYQMTRDHAVPKSLQLVEDLLQKTADSSTGAKTKIPQISMKGKNEFLGSTSLHTNTTDPTGSDVSQDDEELFEFSDGGQSPSAKASSLLDSFSSSHQVNNSYDSKRSGKGTGVSSSSDSSDSDKEPMHTKIKKRKKGRKMKVNEPAIHSPSSNSESEEKMSYVNVKGRTNIEQLPFQKSKKSNSNGLWPTVDLEHIPRLKRRLDIKALLPGSDSSSCSDSEDEPRGHGIITNVSQTVSPKPENQRPDLEKTLGKLDAGHLTFQEFFPKTNDPDGRWPAINLQDLPRIKRRINIKAPTADSDSSSSGDSEDETRGKVVKQKKDEFPMAKIPTLVSPTVYPKPENSWPPTNLGKTTDLKKSLDIKALSTDSDSSSSSNSDNERKDHMTEKKQKELHISKLPTNVTTTTQKAETQWPAIDIGRFARIKRRLDIKAPTADSDSSSSSESEDETRGNMMKQKQEELLISKLPTKVPPSVHAKPEKRWSVSDLGKTTEFKRPLDIKLPSTDSDSSSSSNSDNEREDHMTEKKQKELHISKLPTYVTTTTQKAETQWPALDLGRFTRIKRRLDIKAPTADSDSSSSSEMKVAQEEEKA comes from the exons ATGGCAGTACGCCGCTCGTCGTTCTTGGCGGGTGTGCTGCTCCTGGCTTCCTTGGATCTGTGGTGTTCCTGCGCTTCACCTCCCTGCCCTGAGTCCTGCACCTGCCTACGAGCTCCGCTgctgaactgctcctcctctggCCTGTCCTCGGTGCCGCAGCTCATCCAGGACTCGGTCACTGAGCTAGACTTGTCTCATAACCTCCTCAGCTCTGCAACGCTTCGTCAACCGCACCCCAACCTCAGCAAACTATGGCTGGGGAACAACAGCATCCCACACCTGTCTCTGTGCATAGAGAGAAGCGTCAGGGGTCGACATTTAAGGCTTCGCTCAGAAACTGGGAGAGGATCGAGATGCCTGACCTGGGCCCCCTCCCTGCAGCTGCTGTCAGCTGAGAGGAATCTGCTAGAGCAGCTGCCAGCGG GTCTGGATGTCATTAAATCGTTGAAGATTTTGCAGCTGTCTTTCAACAGGATCTCAAGTCTTGAGCCGGGAGTCCTTGGCAATCTTCAtcagctgcaggagctgcatTTACAGCATAACCTGATTACAAATCTCCATCCACAGATGTTCCAGAATCTAGATCAACTCAGA ATCCTCGACCTGAGGTTCAATCGGTTGACAAACATGCAGCAGTTGACATACCTCACTTTGCACAACATTGGAGCAGATGTTAAGCTGGATGAAAACAGGTGGCGCTGTGACTGCAACATGCGCGGTCTAAGAAGACAGATGGCCTATGGCAACACCAGAGGCCTACAGTCCTGGAACATCATATGCACTTTCCCCTCCAATGTCTCTGGCAAAGATCTTCTACAGCTGGATGAGGAGGACCTAAAGTGTTTGAGCACTGAAAACAACCTAAATCTTCACCAAGATGTGACAGTCTACAGCGGCGCGGAGATCCTGCTCTCCTGCTCAGCAAAAG AGTCAGTATGGTGGACACCCAGTGGTCGAGCATCTGTGAGCCAGCATGAAGGTCAACTGCTCATCAGTGACTTTTCAGAAGGAGATGAAGGACtgtacgtgtgtgtgtctgaAGAAGGCCAAgttctgtctgtttttaaccTCCAAATCAATAAAACAGGAGGTGCAAGAAAAGCAAGGAGTTTACCCGGCGTCCATGGCCAAATATCCCTACAAGGAGCTACAAACGGGAGAGCTGTGGAGGCAGCTAGGAGCGTTACACAGTCTAACTTGGCTCTGGCAGTGTGTCTATCtattttcttcacatttctgTTGGCGTTCATTCTCGGAGTCTTGGCGAGACCCTGTTTGGAACGGCTTTGGGGAAGAGTCATTAAAAAGAAAGCCCCACCTGAAACTCATACTGCCacttctgttcaacagagacaATATGACAACCAGGCCTTTTCCAGtgctgaggaaccaggagagATAGAACCTCACAGGGAAAGAAGAGTGACATTTAGCACAATAGAAATTACAGAAGAAAGCAATCTGCAGTATTATGATGCTGGGGCGAGTGCCGATCAGGAAAGCATTAGTAGCGATAAAGTGTTTGAGTATCAAGCACCAGAGGTTAACTTGCATAAGCATCCCGAGGAAAAGCAGCGGGATGACAGTAGCTCAGATGACCTGGCTGTAGAGCGCCTCCGAAACATGAAGTTTGAACATATTCCAGACCCGGATGAGATAGAAGAGAGGAGAAGCCTTTCATCATCCTCAAATTCATCTCAGAATGCCTCAGAAACATACCAAATGACCAGAGACCACGCTGTGCCCAAGTCTCTTCAGCTGGTCGAAGACTTACTTCAGAAGACCGCTGATTCATCAACAGGCgctaaaacaaaaatcccacAAATATCCATGAAGGGAAAAAATGAATTTCTAGGATCAACTTCTCTACATACAAATACAACAGACCCAACAGGCTCTGATGTTTCTCAGGATGATGAAGAACTATTTGAATTTAGCGATGGAGGTCAAAGTCCATCCGCCAAGGCAAGCAGTCTGCTTGATTCTTTCTCAAGCTCGCATCAAGTCAATAATAGCTATGATTCAAAAAGGTCAGGAAAAGGAACAGGTGTTTCCTCTTCCTCTGATTCCAGTGACAGTGACAAGGAGCCAATGCATACTAAAATtaagaaaaggaagaaaggaagaaagatgAAGGTGAATGAACCTGCAATTCATTCACCTTCATCTAACAGTGAGAGTGAAGAGAAAATGTCATATGTCAATGTTAAAGGTAGAACCAATATTGAACAGCTTCCATTTCAAAAGTCAAAAAAGTCGAATTCAAATGGACTTTGGCCTACTGTAGATCTTGAGCACATTCCTCGTCTCAAGAGGCGTCTAGATATCAAAGCACTATTACCTGGTTCTGATTCATCTTCCTGCAGTGACAGTGAGGATGAACCGAGAGGCCATGGCATTATAACAAATGTATCTCAAACAGTAAGCCCTAAGCCAGAAAATCAAAGACCTGACTTAGAGAAGACACTGGGGAAGTTAGATGCTGGACATCTGACGTTTCAAGAATTTTTCCCAAAAACTAATGATCCAGATGGAAGGTGGCCTGCCATAAACCTTCAGGATCTTCCTCGCATCAAAAGGCGCATAAATATCAAAGCTCCAACAGCAGATTCAGATTCTTCTTCCAGTGGTGATAGTGAGGATGAAACAAGAGGCAAAGTGGTTAAGCAGAAGAAAGACGAATTTCCGATGGCAAAGATTCCAACTTTAGTTTCTCCGACAGTATATCCCAAACCAGAAAACAGTTGGCCTCCAACTAATCTTGGAAAAacaacagacttaaaaaaatcTCTTGATATCAAGGCATTATCGACAGATTCAGATTCATCTTCTAGTAGTAACAGTGACAATGAAAGAAAAGACCATATGACAGAAAAGAAGCAAAAGGAGTTACATATATCAAAACTTCCAACAAATGTAACTACAACAACTCAAAAGGCAGAAACCCAGTGGCCTGCAATTGATATTGGAAGATTTGCACGAATTAAAAGGCGTCTGGATATCAAAGCACCCACAGCAGATTCAGATTCATCCTCCAGTAGTGAGAGTGAGGATGAAACAAGAGGCAACATGATGAAACAAAAGCAAGAGGAATTGCTGATTTCAAAGCTTCCAACTAAAGTTCCTCCATCTGTACATGCTAAACCAGAAAAACGTTGGTCTGTATCTGATCTTGGAAAAACAACTGAATTCAAGAGACCTCTAGACATCAAGCTACCATCAACAGATTCAGATTCATCTTCTAGTAGTAACAGTGACAATGAAAGAGAAGACCATATGACAGAAAAGAAGCAAAAGGAGTTACATATATCAAAACTTCCAACATATGTAACTACAACAACTCAAAAGGCTGAAACCCAGTGGCCTGCATTAGATCTTGGAAGATTTACCCGAATTAAAAGGCGTCTGGATATCAAAGCACCCACAGCAGATTCAGATTCATCCTCCAGTAGCGAGA